A single region of the Thunnus maccoyii chromosome 10, fThuMac1.1, whole genome shotgun sequence genome encodes:
- the rxrbb gene encoding retinoic acid receptor RXR-beta-B isoform X1 → MSSQQPNSSASNSPTNILGSPFSVISPSLNSPVVSPSLGFGPISNSQISSSAPISGMHSISSSEDIKPPFGLRPMPAHSPGIMLSQKRMCVICGDRSSGKHYGVYSCEGCKGFFKRTVRKDLSYTCRDNKECLVDKRQRNRCQYCRYQKCLAMGMKREVIKHVRWIKEDGKDEGWMTVQEERQRNREREGELEFSVGVNEEMPVEKILEAETAVEQKTELHSSDGGSVGNSPHDAVTNICQTADKQLFALVEWAKRIPHFSELPLDDQVILLRAGWNELLIASFSHRSIGLKDGVLLASELQRDNAHSAGVGAIFDRESVQSAEVGAIFDRVLTELVNKMRDMQMDKTELGCLRAIVLFNPDAKGLSNTGEVELLREKVYASLEAYCKQKYPEQQGRFAKLLLRLPALRSIGLKCLEHLFFFKLIGDTPIDTFLMEMLEAPHQLS, encoded by the exons ATGTCCTCACAGCAACCCAACAGCTCAGCCTCAAACAGCCCCACCAACATCTTGGGTTCTCCTTTCTCAGTCATCAGCCCCTCACTTAACTCCCCAGTGGTCTCACCTTCTCTTGGATTTGGACCCATCAGCAACAGTCAG ATCTCTTCTTCAGCGCCTATATCAGGGATGCACTCGATCAGCAGCTCAGAGGATATCAAACCTCCATTTGGCCTGAGGCCCATGCCAGCTCACAGTCCTGGAATAATGTTGTCTCAGAAACGCATGTGTGTCATCTGTGGAGACCGCTCTTCTG GCAAGCACTATGGAGTGTACAGCTGTGAGGGTTGCAAAGGTTTCTTCAAACGAACTGTACGCAAAGACCTGAGCTATACCTGCAGGGATAACAAAGAGTGCCTGGTTGACAAACGCCAGCGCAACCGCTGCCAGTACTGCCGCTACCAGAAGTGCCTGGCCATGGGCATGAAGAGGGAAG TGATCAAACATGTAAGGTGGATAAAAGAAGATGGAAAAGATGAGGGATGGATGA CAGTCCAGGAGGAGCGCCAGAGGAACCGAGAGCGTGAAGGAGAGCTGGAGTTCAGTGTCGGAGTCAATGAGGAGATGCCAGTGGAGAAGATCTTGGAAGCAGAGACTGCTGTGGAGCAGAAGACTGAGCTTCACTCCTCTGACGGAGGCTCTGTAGGCAACTCT CCCCATGATGCAGTCACCAACATCTGTCAGACTGCAGACAAACAGCTGTTTGCCTTGGTGGAGTGGGCAAAGAGAATCCCTCATTTCTCTGAACTGCCCCTTGATGACCAGGTCATCCTTCTGCGTGCAG ggTGGAACGAGCTCCTTATTGCCTCGTTCTCTCATCGCTCCATCGGTCTGAAGGATGGAGTTCTTCTGGCTTCTGAGCTGCAGCGCGACAACGCACACAGTGCAGGAGTCGGAGCCATTTTTGACAG GGAGAGTGTGCAGAGTGCAGAGGTCGGTGCCATATTTGACAG GGTTCTTACCGAGCTTGTCAATAAAATGAGAGATATGCAAATGGACAAGACAGAGCTGGGCTGCCTCCGAGCCATCGTCCTCTTCAACCCAG ATGCTAAAGGGCTCTCCAACACCGGTGAGGTGGAGCTCCTTAGAGAAAAGGTCTATGCATCATTGGAAGCCTACTGCAAACAGAAATACCCAGAGCAGCAGGGAAG GTTCGCTAAACTCCTTCTTCGACTGCCAGCACTGCGATCCATTGGCTTGAAATGTTTGGagcatctcttcttcttcaagCTGATCGGTGACACGCCTATTGACACTTTCCTCATGGAAATGCTTGAAGCTCCCCATCAGTTGTCTTAG
- the rxrbb gene encoding retinoic acid receptor RXR-beta-B isoform X2, protein MSSQQPNSSASNSPTNILGSPFSVISPSLNSPVVSPSLGFGPISNSQISSSAPISGMHSISSSEDIKPPFGLRPMPAHSPGIMLSQKRMCVICGDRSSGKHYGVYSCEGCKGFFKRTVRKDLSYTCRDNKECLVDKRQRNRCQYCRYQKCLAMGMKREAVQEERQRNREREGELEFSVGVNEEMPVEKILEAETAVEQKTELHSSDGGSVGNSPHDAVTNICQTADKQLFALVEWAKRIPHFSELPLDDQVILLRAGWNELLIASFSHRSIGLKDGVLLASELQRDNAHSAGVGAIFDRESVQSAEVGAIFDRVLTELVNKMRDMQMDKTELGCLRAIVLFNPDAKGLSNTGEVELLREKVYASLEAYCKQKYPEQQGRFAKLLLRLPALRSIGLKCLEHLFFFKLIGDTPIDTFLMEMLEAPHQLS, encoded by the exons ATGTCCTCACAGCAACCCAACAGCTCAGCCTCAAACAGCCCCACCAACATCTTGGGTTCTCCTTTCTCAGTCATCAGCCCCTCACTTAACTCCCCAGTGGTCTCACCTTCTCTTGGATTTGGACCCATCAGCAACAGTCAG ATCTCTTCTTCAGCGCCTATATCAGGGATGCACTCGATCAGCAGCTCAGAGGATATCAAACCTCCATTTGGCCTGAGGCCCATGCCAGCTCACAGTCCTGGAATAATGTTGTCTCAGAAACGCATGTGTGTCATCTGTGGAGACCGCTCTTCTG GCAAGCACTATGGAGTGTACAGCTGTGAGGGTTGCAAAGGTTTCTTCAAACGAACTGTACGCAAAGACCTGAGCTATACCTGCAGGGATAACAAAGAGTGCCTGGTTGACAAACGCCAGCGCAACCGCTGCCAGTACTGCCGCTACCAGAAGTGCCTGGCCATGGGCATGAAGAGGGAAG CAGTCCAGGAGGAGCGCCAGAGGAACCGAGAGCGTGAAGGAGAGCTGGAGTTCAGTGTCGGAGTCAATGAGGAGATGCCAGTGGAGAAGATCTTGGAAGCAGAGACTGCTGTGGAGCAGAAGACTGAGCTTCACTCCTCTGACGGAGGCTCTGTAGGCAACTCT CCCCATGATGCAGTCACCAACATCTGTCAGACTGCAGACAAACAGCTGTTTGCCTTGGTGGAGTGGGCAAAGAGAATCCCTCATTTCTCTGAACTGCCCCTTGATGACCAGGTCATCCTTCTGCGTGCAG ggTGGAACGAGCTCCTTATTGCCTCGTTCTCTCATCGCTCCATCGGTCTGAAGGATGGAGTTCTTCTGGCTTCTGAGCTGCAGCGCGACAACGCACACAGTGCAGGAGTCGGAGCCATTTTTGACAG GGAGAGTGTGCAGAGTGCAGAGGTCGGTGCCATATTTGACAG GGTTCTTACCGAGCTTGTCAATAAAATGAGAGATATGCAAATGGACAAGACAGAGCTGGGCTGCCTCCGAGCCATCGTCCTCTTCAACCCAG ATGCTAAAGGGCTCTCCAACACCGGTGAGGTGGAGCTCCTTAGAGAAAAGGTCTATGCATCATTGGAAGCCTACTGCAAACAGAAATACCCAGAGCAGCAGGGAAG GTTCGCTAAACTCCTTCTTCGACTGCCAGCACTGCGATCCATTGGCTTGAAATGTTTGGagcatctcttcttcttcaagCTGATCGGTGACACGCCTATTGACACTTTCCTCATGGAAATGCTTGAAGCTCCCCATCAGTTGTCTTAG